One window from the genome of Crateriforma spongiae encodes:
- a CDS encoding preprotein translocase subunit SecA: MLAELPAVATDESADNQANKRRGAAKQTNRLTAKGARLKMSRWRAQLARINEFESVLQPEDDASLRKRSLALRYRAMAGEKLGILLPEAYALAREAGRRALSMRHYDVQMIGGISLFEGHIAEMQTGEGKTLTATLPLYLHSLVGKGAHLATVNDYLAKRDAEWMQPLYAMLGVNVGIIQTPDDQGSRRKSYAAAVTYGTAKEFGFDFLRDRLLLRAQNRMQTESLGDGAGGFSGSGDQPVMRGMHFCLVDEADSILIDEARTPLIIGSIEDNVRDQIVETYRWAAQHAEEYEEDEHYDIDNETKQYELTARGRQKVRSLPKPDLVRTMGLVDLYEYTERAIKVAQEFLLNRQYVVRPGDQGTDEIVIVDEFTGRLAEGRKWRDGIHQAIEAKENIEISVPTGQAARITVQDLFLRYPHLAGMTGTAATSAAEMKKIYRTPVIRVPTNRPPQRKQLPDQVFGDMLAKFEAIVDEVKRIHETGRPVLIGTRSIDKSEIVSRLLNEINIPHEVLNANNVEREAEIVSAAGGRGKVTVATNMAGRGTDIKLSDEIEALGGMHVICTELHDAARIDRQLIGRCGRQGDQGSYRQYLSLDDDILKVGLGVEKAKRMKTKGENLRGAANQYAKMFRKAQRKVERKHFRDRMVLMHHEKERKKMQREIGQDPYLDTPD; the protein is encoded by the coding sequence CTGCTGGCGGAACTTCCCGCCGTTGCAACCGACGAATCGGCCGACAACCAGGCGAACAAGCGACGTGGGGCGGCAAAGCAAACCAATCGGCTGACCGCCAAAGGCGCGCGGCTGAAAATGAGCCGCTGGCGTGCCCAACTGGCTCGAATCAACGAGTTCGAAAGCGTTCTGCAACCCGAAGACGACGCGTCGCTGCGGAAACGATCGTTGGCCCTGCGTTATCGTGCAATGGCCGGCGAAAAACTGGGCATCTTGTTGCCCGAGGCCTATGCGCTGGCTCGCGAAGCCGGTCGACGCGCCCTTTCGATGCGGCACTACGACGTGCAAATGATCGGCGGCATTTCGCTGTTCGAAGGCCACATCGCCGAAATGCAAACGGGGGAAGGCAAAACGCTGACCGCGACTCTGCCGCTGTACCTGCATTCGCTGGTCGGCAAAGGCGCCCACCTGGCGACGGTCAACGATTACTTGGCCAAACGTGACGCGGAATGGATGCAGCCGCTGTATGCCATGCTGGGCGTCAACGTCGGGATCATTCAAACGCCTGACGACCAGGGATCACGACGGAAATCTTATGCCGCGGCGGTAACCTACGGGACGGCCAAAGAATTCGGCTTTGACTTTTTGCGTGATCGGCTTCTGTTGCGTGCCCAGAACCGCATGCAGACCGAATCGCTGGGCGATGGTGCGGGTGGCTTTTCCGGCAGCGGTGACCAACCGGTGATGCGAGGCATGCATTTCTGTTTGGTCGACGAAGCGGACAGCATTCTGATCGACGAAGCCCGAACGCCGTTGATCATCGGCAGCATCGAAGACAACGTGCGTGACCAGATCGTCGAAACGTACCGCTGGGCGGCACAACACGCGGAAGAATACGAAGAAGACGAACACTACGACATCGACAACGAAACCAAACAGTACGAATTGACCGCTCGCGGCCGTCAAAAGGTCCGGTCGCTGCCTAAACCTGACCTGGTCCGCACGATGGGATTGGTAGATTTGTACGAGTACACCGAACGGGCGATCAAAGTCGCCCAGGAATTCCTACTGAACCGCCAATACGTCGTCCGTCCGGGCGATCAGGGCACCGACGAAATCGTCATCGTCGACGAATTCACTGGTCGTCTGGCCGAAGGACGCAAGTGGCGTGACGGCATCCACCAAGCGATCGAAGCCAAAGAAAACATTGAAATCAGTGTTCCCACCGGCCAAGCGGCTCGGATCACCGTCCAAGACCTCTTTTTGCGTTATCCCCACCTGGCCGGCATGACGGGAACCGCGGCGACCAGTGCCGCGGAGATGAAGAAGATCTATCGAACGCCGGTCATCCGTGTCCCGACCAACCGTCCGCCCCAGCGAAAACAGTTGCCCGACCAAGTGTTCGGCGACATGTTGGCCAAGTTCGAAGCCATCGTCGACGAAGTGAAACGCATCCATGAAACCGGGCGACCGGTGCTGATCGGAACGCGATCGATCGACAAGAGCGAAATCGTTTCCCGGTTGTTGAACGAGATCAACATTCCGCACGAGGTCTTGAACGCGAACAACGTCGAGCGCGAAGCGGAAATCGTTTCGGCCGCCGGCGGACGCGGCAAGGTCACCGTGGCGACAAACATGGCCGGACGCGGTACGGACATCAAACTGTCGGACGAAATCGAAGCGTTGGGCGGGATGCACGTCATCTGCACGGAACTTCACGACGCCGCACGGATCGACCGCCAGTTGATCGGCCGTTGTGGACGCCAAGGAGACCAAGGTTCGTATCGACAGTACCTGTCGCTGGACGACGACATCTTGAAAGTCGGCTTGGGCGTGGAAAAAGCCAAGCGGATGAAAACCAAAGGCGAAAACCTGCGTGGTGCGGCCAACCAGTACGCCAAGATGTTCCGTAAAGCCCAGCGAAAGGTCGAACGCAAGCACTTTCGCGACCGGATGGTGTTGATGCACCACGAAAAGGAACGCAAGAAAATGCAGCGTGAAATCGGCCAGGACCCTTATCTGGACACGCCGGATTGA
- a CDS encoding mechanosensitive ion channel family protein translates to MIRPILSDSRFVLTFLLCFAVGSAVAQDASVSNDASTAESPAPQPTTTINPEVPLDVLRVLVRPLDQDELKVEADAWFKLLKNKARQIAAAKLAVKKTNSAIESQDPTQAADILQKAEASKQAADASAKEVEQEMAETAKSTLGPTADAADITDPDATEDEADEEDTPGDDADPQAEADEATSDDDATAAAETLKTELLESVATLQDERTAISDRLEIVLDSLEAKGGEVETYRQYVLAVSGVDLDASDATATWSAITGWFVAREGGQRWAWNLVKFAAILIVSWVLSKILASIVNWLLERKIRLSQLAERLISGTIRNVFLLVGFAVALTALEIDIAPIIAAIGATGLVVGLALQQTLSNFASGLMILINRPFDVEDVVNAGGVTGKVHKMNLVSTTFRTFDNQTIYVPNNEIWNNVITNITANHTRRVDLEFGIGYGDDFEQAEQIIMDVLKNHELVLSSPEPVVITHALADSSVNIVCRPWARTADWWQVKTEVTREVKRRFDEAGISIPFPQQDVHVYQS, encoded by the coding sequence ATGATCCGTCCAATATTGTCTGATTCACGATTCGTCCTGACCTTTCTGCTGTGCTTCGCCGTCGGTTCGGCCGTCGCCCAAGATGCATCGGTGTCGAATGATGCATCCACTGCCGAATCGCCAGCGCCCCAGCCCACAACGACGATCAATCCGGAGGTGCCTCTGGACGTCCTGCGGGTCTTGGTCCGCCCGCTGGATCAAGACGAACTGAAGGTGGAAGCGGACGCTTGGTTCAAATTACTGAAGAACAAAGCGCGTCAGATCGCGGCGGCGAAGCTGGCGGTGAAGAAGACCAACAGCGCGATCGAATCGCAGGATCCGACCCAGGCGGCCGACATCCTGCAGAAGGCCGAAGCATCCAAGCAGGCGGCCGACGCCAGCGCGAAAGAAGTTGAACAGGAGATGGCCGAAACCGCCAAGAGCACGCTGGGTCCGACCGCCGACGCGGCTGACATCACAGATCCGGATGCAACGGAAGACGAGGCGGACGAAGAAGATACGCCCGGTGACGACGCCGATCCGCAAGCGGAAGCAGACGAGGCAACGTCCGACGATGACGCGACGGCCGCCGCAGAAACGTTGAAAACCGAATTGCTGGAATCTGTCGCGACCCTACAAGACGAACGAACGGCGATCAGCGACCGTTTGGAAATCGTCTTGGATTCGCTGGAGGCCAAAGGCGGCGAGGTGGAAACGTATCGGCAATACGTGTTGGCCGTATCTGGCGTCGACTTGGACGCGTCCGATGCCACCGCGACGTGGTCGGCGATCACGGGATGGTTTGTCGCTCGTGAAGGCGGCCAGCGTTGGGCTTGGAACCTGGTCAAGTTCGCTGCCATTTTGATCGTGTCATGGGTGCTTTCCAAAATCCTGGCATCGATCGTCAACTGGTTGCTGGAGCGAAAGATTCGTTTGTCCCAGCTGGCCGAACGACTGATTTCGGGCACGATCCGCAACGTGTTTTTGCTGGTGGGATTCGCGGTGGCACTGACGGCTTTGGAAATCGACATCGCACCGATCATCGCAGCGATCGGGGCGACCGGTTTGGTGGTCGGTCTGGCGCTGCAGCAAACGCTAAGCAATTTCGCCAGTGGTTTGATGATTTTGATCAACCGACCGTTTGACGTTGAAGACGTGGTCAACGCGGGCGGTGTCACCGGCAAGGTTCACAAGATGAATCTGGTGTCGACGACCTTTCGCACATTCGACAACCAGACGATCTATGTCCCCAATAATGAGATTTGGAACAACGTGATCACCAACATCACGGCGAACCACACCCGCCGCGTGGACTTGGAATTTGGGATCGGATACGGCGACGATTTCGAACAGGCCGAGCAGATCATCATGGATGTTTTGAAGAACCACGAACTGGTGCTGTCCAGTCCGGAGCCGGTGGTGATCACTCACGCGTTGGCCGATTCGTCGGTGAACATCGTTTGCCGGCCCTGGGCACGCACCGCGGATTGGTGGCAAGTGAAAACGGAAGTCACGCGTGAGGTCAAACGGCGTTTCGACGAAGCCGGCATTTCGATTCCGTTCCCCCAACAAGACGTGCACGTGTATCAGTCGTAG
- a CDS encoding BBP7 family outer membrane beta-barrel protein: MKTILRGSRSLLKASSRGKRLATAMLLSVVASSAMTAQAQDSIGDLSGYTDEDFYAAEAAYESEQYSAGDLNTKSSPTEVDYAPISYSDMATVPTPMPIGSAYDGGCSPTSTVSCATPACKPKRRKIGSLATCQASDMWTTAEFLMWFPQARTSAPLITTAPPGLAPIIGPAYPDTQVVFGGEDGLGGDLTPGFRIDAGKYLSKNFGIGGRFWFLGEDESSYSAQSDGTAFNLGRPIYDTNASQNDAILVGATDVGGNTLFAGSITAESKLEMIAGEAYGRLMFACGDEYRTDLIGGYTYFGIDDSLFIESTSVEVTPPTGDSFTFSDTFTANNDFHGGQIGFETTLSRGRWMFSTLTKVHLGNMNQQLSLQGTATETIAGAPPTVTVTDGGLLALDSQGEYERDVFAFVPEANVKLGYRFRDHVLFTAGYSFLYWSNVATAGEYVNPVFDATTRATGGPFGQPPLVWKDSSLIVQGIDLGVVIDF, translated from the coding sequence ATGAAAACCATTTTGCGAGGCTCCCGCAGTCTCCTCAAGGCATCGAGCCGAGGCAAACGGCTGGCAACGGCAATGTTGCTGTCCGTCGTGGCTTCGTCTGCGATGACGGCCCAGGCACAAGATAGCATTGGCGATCTGAGCGGATACACCGACGAAGATTTCTATGCCGCCGAAGCCGCGTACGAATCCGAACAGTATTCGGCCGGCGACCTGAACACCAAATCGTCCCCGACCGAGGTCGATTACGCACCGATCAGCTACAGCGATATGGCCACCGTGCCCACACCGATGCCCATCGGTTCGGCCTACGACGGTGGTTGTTCGCCGACCAGCACGGTCAGCTGCGCCACGCCCGCTTGCAAGCCCAAGCGACGCAAGATCGGATCGCTGGCGACCTGCCAAGCCAGTGACATGTGGACCACCGCCGAATTTCTGATGTGGTTCCCGCAAGCCCGCACCAGCGCACCGTTGATCACCACGGCGCCTCCCGGATTGGCCCCGATCATCGGGCCTGCCTACCCGGACACCCAAGTCGTCTTTGGCGGCGAAGACGGACTGGGCGGTGATCTGACCCCCGGGTTCCGTATCGACGCTGGCAAATACCTCAGCAAGAACTTTGGCATCGGCGGACGCTTCTGGTTCTTGGGCGAAGACGAATCATCCTATTCGGCCCAAAGCGATGGGACCGCGTTCAACTTGGGACGCCCGATCTACGACACCAACGCCAGCCAAAACGACGCCATCTTGGTCGGCGCGACCGACGTCGGCGGCAACACGCTGTTCGCCGGTTCGATCACCGCCGAAAGCAAACTGGAAATGATCGCCGGTGAAGCTTACGGCCGGTTGATGTTCGCCTGTGGCGATGAATACCGCACCGATCTGATCGGCGGTTACACCTACTTCGGAATCGACGATTCGCTGTTCATCGAAAGCACCAGCGTCGAAGTGACCCCGCCGACCGGTGACTCGTTCACCTTCAGCGACACGTTCACCGCCAACAACGATTTCCACGGTGGACAAATCGGTTTCGAAACCACGCTGTCACGCGGCCGCTGGATGTTCAGCACGTTGACCAAGGTCCACTTGGGGAACATGAACCAACAGCTCAGCCTGCAAGGCACGGCCACCGAAACCATCGCAGGTGCTCCACCGACGGTCACCGTCACCGATGGCGGTTTGCTGGCCTTGGATTCGCAAGGCGAATACGAACGTGACGTGTTCGCGTTCGTTCCCGAAGCCAACGTCAAACTTGGCTATCGATTCCGCGATCACGTGCTGTTCACCGCCGGCTACAGCTTCCTGTACTGGAGCAATGTGGCCACCGCTGGTGAGTACGTGAACCCCGTGTTCGATGCCACGACACGTGCGACCGGAGGACCGTTTGGTCAGCCGCCGCTGGTCTGGAAAGACAGCAGCCTGATCGTCCAAGGCATCGACCTGGGCGTCGTCATCGACTTCTGA
- a CDS encoding SLC13 family permease, with protein MIRSGHLQSKLSSWFLPAAPVLAFLVGAACYWNGLSFPASVCAAVAIICALWWIFECLHIAVVGLVPFVVFPLAGVVSHKSVAAAYGDTMILLLMGGFFLSAAMERSGAHRRIALEMVRLVGGTGGRRLVLGFMLATASLSMWISNSATSLMMLPIALAILDRANDPTLEKPLLLGMAYAASVGGMATPIGTPPNVIFMGVLASTFDRQMTFLGWMMYGIPIVAVLIPLIWWWVTRKVSQTGRITMPEVGSWRPSEIRVMVIFAIAAALWIFRKGPYGGWSAWMPGGDSIGDATVALAASLAMFICPAGETLKSFDKNDAPATGNVPASHRDDRTETSRLLDWDTAAQIPWGILVMFGGGLALAKGFEQSGLSETIGQQLTFIADAPLWVVVLTVCLLVSFMTEMTSSTATATLLLPILAAMAIQTGIRPESIMVPGTISASCAFMLPVATAPNTIIFSSGKIRTDEMARTGLFLNLAAAVVITVVSYQMSAFGF; from the coding sequence ATGATTCGGTCCGGGCACTTGCAATCCAAGCTTTCATCGTGGTTTCTGCCGGCGGCGCCGGTTCTTGCCTTTCTGGTCGGTGCCGCATGCTATTGGAACGGACTGTCGTTTCCGGCAAGTGTGTGCGCGGCGGTCGCGATCATTTGTGCGTTGTGGTGGATTTTCGAATGCCTTCACATCGCGGTCGTCGGCCTGGTCCCGTTCGTCGTTTTCCCGTTGGCCGGCGTGGTGTCGCACAAGAGCGTGGCCGCAGCCTACGGCGACACGATGATCCTGTTATTGATGGGCGGTTTCTTTCTGTCGGCGGCGATGGAACGCAGCGGCGCCCACCGTCGAATCGCGTTGGAAATGGTCCGCTTGGTCGGTGGGACCGGCGGCCGACGTTTGGTGTTGGGTTTCATGCTGGCCACCGCATCGTTGTCGATGTGGATCAGCAATTCGGCGACGTCGTTGATGATGTTGCCAATCGCACTTGCGATCCTGGATCGCGCCAACGATCCGACGTTAGAAAAGCCGTTGTTGTTGGGGATGGCCTATGCGGCCAGCGTCGGCGGCATGGCGACGCCGATCGGCACGCCGCCCAACGTGATTTTCATGGGCGTGTTGGCGTCGACGTTCGATCGACAAATGACGTTCCTGGGATGGATGATGTACGGCATCCCGATCGTCGCGGTGTTGATTCCGTTGATTTGGTGGTGGGTGACGCGAAAAGTGTCGCAAACCGGACGGATCACGATGCCGGAAGTCGGATCTTGGCGGCCCAGCGAGATTCGCGTGATGGTCATCTTTGCGATTGCTGCGGCGCTGTGGATCTTTCGCAAAGGGCCCTACGGCGGATGGTCGGCGTGGATGCCCGGCGGCGATTCAATTGGCGATGCGACGGTGGCATTGGCCGCATCATTGGCGATGTTCATCTGCCCGGCGGGCGAAACCCTGAAATCGTTTGACAAGAACGACGCTCCGGCCACCGGGAATGTTCCGGCATCCCATCGAGACGACAGGACAGAAACATCACGATTGTTGGACTGGGACACCGCAGCACAAATCCCCTGGGGCATCTTGGTGATGTTCGGCGGCGGACTGGCGCTGGCCAAAGGATTCGAACAATCGGGACTGAGCGAAACGATCGGCCAACAATTGACGTTCATCGCTGACGCGCCACTGTGGGTGGTCGTTTTGACGGTCTGCCTGCTGGTCAGTTTCATGACGGAGATGACCAGCAGTACCGCAACGGCGACGCTGTTGTTGCCGATTTTGGCGGCGATGGCGATTCAAACCGGAATCCGGCCCGAATCAATCATGGTGCCGGGGACGATCAGCGCGTCGTGCGCTTTCATGCTGCCGGTGGCAACGGCGCCCAACACAATCATCTTCAGCAGCGGAAAGATCCGCACGGACGAAATGGCACGCACGGGGCTGTTTCTGAATTTGGCCGCCGCGGTGGTGATCACCGTGGTCAGCTATCAGATGTCCGCGTTTGGATTTTGA
- a CDS encoding type II secretion system protein GspD, which yields MNRPIPENTATGQPTGCKRCTGFSLPRNRKPRIRRRLAVLQVAAAFAVAPHMLAGTAVAQFALPGELSTAPATEASAPAAASISAGKALIQKAKAAVAAKDYATAVKHYREAGKMTATVPALGPDVLRLSKQLADAGVDKELLSPPKNFSVGGAKPIAAAAPADVNTRKAEALRLIAVGRAALDRGDIATAVTMAHRAESLNVPESAYAAGEPRVWQFMLDAKSAASKSGVAMTAGTSDAGNVMQTPFNGAAPGQADAQIAQVQNAVPITVGTGTYGEDLYRDGLELLTKGDAPAAREKFVEAWKYEGQLPLEVRRDLQDKLTLVQPSRLPAAGATEPNRPLTAMEKADMEAQRATRRLYREVTAELAKTNDIKTDQPLEAIDNLKSLLRRVEGANVDQASKRSLASMVERALRDQQTYVEAHRAEIDLELQNDAVRRTIDEENAREAMIDSKVSALVDDYNVLMREGRFEEAEVIAKEVAELKPDDTIAINMFQKSRTGVRMKMYNEIAADKEDGFARQMLGVDASAVPMDPALPFQYGDALDWSEMSRRRLQDGARGRGRTAAEEVIYQKLDTPIDANYVNQPIKSVMDQISALTDIPIVIDNRALQAERMDSSQPVTLDLPGSIPLKNALNLMLRDYDLTYMVDNDVLMITTQDVKRSNVYPVTYRVTDLVTPIPNFSTSNDNGLQSAMQAAYQMANPVANVQVMPVSATDLGAGIAGPMAGNQSGMNNPMALGQYSPSGLTGAGIPQSEPLGGGSMADFSQLMMLIQTTIEPETWEAMGGTSTMFPYSANLSLVVSTTSDVHDQISDLLESLRRLQNLQITIEVRFITLSDTFFERIGVDFDVSFDDNASQLPDDDSGPEVTIGLSSPGIPTPDLDITLSNNLFEATTPTFGGFDVNSASSIGFAILSDIEAFFFLQAVQGNGRSNVMQAPKVTLFDGQLATINDTSARPFVTSITPVVGDFAVAQQPIITVLNEGTQLQVQGVVSDDKRYVRLTLVPFFSQIGDVNTFTFEGRRSTSRNVAAERDTNGDGTIDETDEETEEDIIEGTTVQLPTFASTSVSTTVNVPDGGTIMLGGIKRLSEGRTERGVPFFSKIPYVSRLFRNVGIGRESSSLMMMVTPRIIIEEEQELMQTGFTSQR from the coding sequence TTGAATCGCCCAATCCCCGAGAATACCGCAACAGGGCAACCGACCGGGTGTAAGCGTTGCACCGGTTTCTCGTTGCCACGGAACCGCAAACCACGGATTCGACGTCGACTGGCCGTCTTGCAGGTCGCGGCCGCGTTCGCCGTCGCGCCCCACATGTTGGCCGGCACCGCCGTCGCACAATTCGCCTTGCCCGGCGAATTGTCGACCGCTCCCGCCACCGAAGCTTCGGCACCCGCTGCGGCATCGATCAGCGCCGGCAAAGCGTTGATCCAGAAAGCCAAAGCAGCGGTCGCCGCCAAAGACTACGCCACCGCGGTGAAGCATTACCGCGAAGCCGGCAAGATGACCGCGACCGTCCCCGCACTGGGTCCGGACGTCTTGCGACTGTCCAAACAATTGGCCGACGCCGGTGTCGACAAAGAACTATTGTCGCCGCCGAAGAACTTCAGCGTCGGTGGCGCCAAGCCGATCGCCGCTGCGGCACCGGCCGACGTGAACACTCGGAAGGCCGAAGCGTTGCGTTTGATCGCCGTCGGACGCGCCGCACTTGATCGTGGCGACATCGCAACCGCCGTCACGATGGCCCACCGCGCCGAATCGCTGAACGTTCCCGAATCGGCCTACGCCGCCGGCGAACCTCGCGTCTGGCAATTCATGCTGGACGCCAAATCGGCCGCCAGTAAATCAGGCGTTGCCATGACCGCCGGGACATCCGACGCCGGCAACGTCATGCAAACCCCGTTCAACGGTGCCGCCCCGGGTCAAGCCGACGCCCAAATTGCTCAGGTGCAAAACGCTGTTCCGATCACCGTCGGAACCGGCACCTACGGCGAAGATCTTTACCGCGATGGTCTTGAACTGCTGACCAAGGGCGACGCCCCGGCGGCACGCGAAAAGTTCGTCGAAGCTTGGAAGTACGAAGGCCAGCTTCCCCTCGAAGTTCGTCGCGACTTGCAAGACAAGCTGACCCTGGTGCAGCCTTCTCGCTTGCCCGCGGCCGGCGCGACCGAGCCGAATCGCCCGTTGACGGCGATGGAAAAGGCCGACATGGAAGCACAACGTGCAACCCGTCGCCTGTACCGCGAAGTCACCGCTGAATTGGCCAAGACCAACGACATCAAAACGGATCAACCGCTCGAAGCAATCGACAACTTGAAATCGTTGCTGCGTCGCGTCGAAGGTGCCAACGTCGACCAAGCGTCCAAGCGTTCGCTGGCCAGCATGGTCGAACGTGCCCTGCGTGATCAACAGACATATGTCGAAGCTCACCGAGCCGAAATCGATCTGGAACTGCAAAATGATGCGGTTCGTCGGACGATTGACGAAGAGAACGCTCGCGAAGCGATGATCGATTCCAAAGTCAGTGCTTTGGTCGACGACTACAACGTTCTGATGCGTGAAGGACGCTTCGAGGAAGCCGAAGTCATCGCCAAGGAAGTCGCCGAACTGAAGCCCGACGACACCATCGCGATCAACATGTTCCAGAAAAGCCGCACCGGTGTGCGGATGAAGATGTACAACGAGATCGCCGCCGACAAGGAAGACGGGTTCGCCCGCCAAATGTTGGGCGTCGACGCCAGTGCCGTCCCGATGGATCCGGCCCTACCGTTCCAATACGGCGACGCTTTGGACTGGAGCGAAATGTCACGTCGTCGTCTGCAAGACGGTGCACGCGGACGTGGTCGCACCGCAGCGGAAGAAGTCATCTATCAAAAGCTGGACACGCCGATCGACGCCAACTACGTCAATCAGCCGATCAAGAGCGTGATGGATCAAATCAGTGCACTGACGGACATTCCGATCGTGATCGACAACCGTGCGTTGCAAGCCGAACGCATGGACAGCAGCCAGCCCGTCACGCTGGACTTGCCGGGTTCGATCCCGCTGAAGAACGCGTTGAACCTGATGCTTCGTGATTACGACTTGACCTACATGGTCGACAACGACGTCTTGATGATCACGACCCAGGACGTCAAACGCAGCAACGTTTATCCGGTGACCTACCGTGTTACCGACTTGGTCACGCCGATCCCGAACTTTTCCACGTCGAACGACAACGGACTGCAAAGTGCGATGCAAGCGGCGTATCAAATGGCCAACCCGGTGGCCAACGTCCAAGTCATGCCGGTCAGTGCGACCGACCTGGGTGCCGGCATCGCCGGACCGATGGCCGGAAACCAAAGCGGCATGAACAACCCGATGGCACTGGGACAGTATTCGCCCAGCGGTCTGACCGGTGCGGGCATCCCGCAATCCGAGCCGCTTGGTGGTGGATCGATGGCTGACTTTAGCCAGCTAATGATGCTGATCCAAACCACGATCGAACCGGAAACTTGGGAAGCCATGGGCGGTACCAGCACCATGTTCCCGTACAGTGCCAACCTGTCTCTGGTCGTCAGCACCACCAGTGACGTTCACGATCAGATTTCGGACCTGCTGGAATCGCTGCGTCGTCTGCAAAACCTGCAGATCACCATCGAAGTCCGCTTCATCACGCTTAGCGACACGTTCTTCGAACGAATCGGCGTCGACTTTGACGTCAGCTTCGATGACAACGCTTCGCAACTGCCCGATGATGACAGCGGCCCCGAAGTCACGATTGGTCTGAGCTCGCCGGGAATCCCCACGCCAGACTTGGACATCACGCTTAGTAACAACTTGTTCGAAGCCACGACGCCAACCTTCGGCGGCTTCGACGTCAACAGTGCCTCGTCGATTGGCTTTGCGATCCTGTCAGACATCGAAGCGTTCTTCTTCTTGCAAGCCGTGCAAGGAAACGGGCGAAGCAACGTCATGCAGGCTCCCAAGGTCACCCTGTTCGACGGCCAATTGGCGACGATCAACGATACCAGTGCACGTCCTTTCGTGACCAGTATCACCCCGGTCGTCGGTGACTTTGCCGTCGCACAACAGCCGATCATCACGGTTCTGAACGAGGGTACCCAGTTGCAAGTCCAAGGCGTCGTCAGCGATGACAAACGCTATGTGCGACTGACACTGGTGCCGTTCTTCAGCCAGATCGGTGACGTCAACACCTTCACCTTCGAAGGCCGTCGCAGCACGTCACGCAACGTTGCCGCCGAACGCGATACCAACGGCGACGGAACGATCGACGAAACCGACGAAGAAACCGAAGAGGACATCATCGAAGGTACCACGGTTCAGCTACCGACGTTCGCGTCGACCTCGGTCAGCACGACCGTGAACGTTCCCGACGGTGGTACGATCATGCTGGGCGGAATCAAGCGGCTGTCGGAAGGCCGCACCGAACGTGGTGTGCCGTTCTTCAGCAAGATTCCGTACGTCAGCCGCCTGTTCCGCAACGTCGGTATCGGACGTGAATCGTCCAGCCTGATGATGATGGTGACCCCACGGATCATCATCGAAGAGGAACAAGAACTGATGCAAACCGGTTTCACCTCGCAACGCTAA